From Pseudomonas sp. stari2, a single genomic window includes:
- a CDS encoding cupin domain-containing protein, with amino-acid sequence MFEPCIMLLARADGSRVDTSFKQQPLNAADPFSTERQVAWSGNDGVSAGIVETGESLEVEDFPHTEVIVVHAGHVTLKTRERTLELAVGASAVIGRGTALRIEAQTGSRWAFCAMATKGATPGVTSLDPLAHLSPSAAPEQQILIGPSPQCRSRNAFEDATTDLRVGVWDSTPYERHGRPHKLNELMYLIEGTVTLQTPEGLSVTVNTGDSVFVARGAPCAWKSTRYVRKVYAVK; translated from the coding sequence ATGTTCGAACCTTGCATCATGCTGTTGGCTCGCGCCGATGGCAGTCGCGTCGACACCTCTTTCAAGCAGCAACCCTTGAACGCTGCAGACCCGTTCTCGACTGAACGTCAGGTCGCCTGGTCAGGAAACGACGGCGTGTCTGCAGGCATCGTCGAAACAGGCGAAAGCCTTGAGGTCGAGGATTTCCCGCACACCGAAGTGATCGTGGTTCACGCCGGGCACGTGACATTGAAAACCCGGGAGCGGACACTTGAACTGGCCGTCGGCGCCAGCGCGGTCATAGGCCGGGGCACGGCTTTACGGATCGAAGCACAGACCGGTTCGCGGTGGGCGTTTTGCGCCATGGCCACCAAAGGTGCGACGCCTGGTGTGACCTCGCTCGACCCGCTGGCACACCTGTCTCCCTCCGCCGCGCCGGAACAACAGATTCTGATCGGTCCATCACCGCAATGCCGGTCACGTAACGCTTTCGAAGACGCGACTACCGATCTGCGTGTCGGCGTGTGGGACTCGACGCCCTACGAACGTCACGGTCGCCCGCACAAGCTCAATGAGCTGATGTATCTGATCGAAGGAACCGTAACGTTGCAGACGCCTGAGGGTTTGAGCGTGACCGTCAATACCGGCGACAGCGTGTTTGTTGCGCGGGGTGCGCCGTGCGCCTGGAAAAGCACGCGCTATGTACGCAAAGTGTACGCCGTCAAATAG
- a CDS encoding haloacid dehalogenase type II, whose amino-acid sequence MSFLRPKFITFDCYGTLTNFHMGTMTRELFADRVPAEQMDQFVKDFSAYRLDQVMGDWMPYDEILKTALARTCKRWGIEYREEGQLYYDAVPTWGPHPDVPAGLSKIADKIPLVIFSNASNSQIMSNVEKLGAPFHKVFTAEQAQAYKPRLAAFEYMLDNLNCGPEDILHVSSSFRYDLMPAHDMKIKNKAFVARGHEVPGNAFYSYHQIPDIGGLAGLVGL is encoded by the coding sequence ATGAGCTTTCTTCGCCCCAAATTCATTACCTTCGACTGCTACGGAACGCTGACCAATTTCCACATGGGCACGATGACCCGCGAACTCTTCGCCGATCGCGTACCCGCGGAGCAGATGGATCAGTTCGTCAAGGATTTCTCGGCCTATCGTCTGGACCAGGTCATGGGCGACTGGATGCCGTATGACGAGATTCTCAAGACCGCTCTGGCGCGTACCTGCAAGCGTTGGGGAATTGAATACCGCGAAGAAGGCCAGCTGTATTACGACGCTGTTCCGACCTGGGGCCCGCACCCGGACGTACCAGCCGGCCTGTCGAAAATCGCCGACAAGATTCCCTTGGTGATTTTCTCCAACGCCAGTAACAGCCAGATCATGTCCAACGTCGAAAAGCTCGGCGCACCTTTTCACAAAGTCTTCACCGCAGAGCAGGCACAAGCCTACAAGCCACGTCTGGCAGCGTTCGAGTACATGCTCGACAACCTCAACTGCGGCCCGGAAGACATCTTGCATGTGTCTTCAAGCTTCCGTTACGACCTGATGCCGGCCCACGACATGAAGATCAAGAACAAGGCCTTCGTCGCCCGTGGCCACGAAGTACCGGGCAATGCCTTCTACAGCTACCACCAGATCCCGGACATCGGCGGCCTGGCCGGACTGGTCGGCCTGTAA
- a CDS encoding GNAT family N-acetyltransferase, giving the protein MSTPRPSYVYRPMTADDLPKAHALSVQLKWPHRLDDWAMLQRVSKGFVVLDGERLIGTAFACPQGDFTTIGLVIVSNDYQGQGIGRKLMEHALQACQSSTAILNATVAGAPLYASQGFVEFGRIQQHQGQAQAPLPGPLADGEECRPLREADHARVLELANAGSGLDRQAVLTDLFAIVEHAVGIVRDGQLRAFALLRPFGRGRCIGPLIAENLEQAQHLIATLLAKVPDAFVRIDIPADGGLADWLEAAGLKQVDTVAQMSRGTAPQAHHGVRQFALVTQAIG; this is encoded by the coding sequence ATGTCCACCCCACGTCCGTCCTACGTCTATCGGCCGATGACTGCCGACGACCTGCCCAAGGCCCATGCACTGTCCGTGCAATTGAAGTGGCCCCATCGACTCGACGACTGGGCCATGCTGCAAAGGGTCAGCAAGGGCTTTGTCGTACTTGATGGCGAGCGCTTGATCGGCACCGCGTTCGCCTGCCCGCAAGGTGATTTCACGACCATTGGCCTGGTCATTGTCAGTAACGATTACCAGGGCCAGGGCATCGGGCGAAAGCTCATGGAACACGCGCTGCAGGCTTGCCAGTCAAGCACGGCGATATTGAATGCAACCGTGGCCGGCGCACCGCTGTATGCGAGCCAGGGTTTTGTCGAGTTTGGCCGGATTCAGCAGCACCAGGGCCAGGCGCAAGCCCCTCTGCCCGGGCCATTGGCAGACGGTGAAGAATGCCGCCCACTGCGCGAAGCGGATCATGCGCGGGTGCTGGAACTGGCCAATGCCGGGAGCGGCCTGGATCGACAAGCGGTGCTCACCGATCTATTCGCCATCGTCGAGCATGCGGTGGGCATTGTGCGCGACGGTCAGCTGCGCGCGTTCGCCCTGCTGCGCCCGTTCGGTCGCGGTCGTTGCATCGGCCCGTTGATCGCCGAAAACCTTGAGCAGGCCCAACATCTGATCGCGACATTGCTGGCCAAGGTACCGGACGCCTTTGTGCGTATCGATATTCCAGCGGATGGTGGTCTGGCCGATTGGCTGGAAGCTGCCGGCCTGAAGCAGGTCGACACCGTGGCACAAATGTCCCGTGGTACAGCACCGCAAGCACACCATGGCGTTCGGCAGTTTGCGCTGGTCACTCAAGCCATCGGCTGA